One window of Chryseobacterium sp. JJR-5R genomic DNA carries:
- a CDS encoding enoyl-CoA hydratase/isomerase family protein, with protein sequence MYTQLDIETHFDGKLKIAYLNQPDTMNALTKPSLSDLKDFIKECSHDETVRCVAISGRGRAFCSGQNLDDAFIQGNEHRDDDIIRKIVVDYYNPLVNEITRCRKPVVALVNGPAVGAGAMLALISDFVLAADKAYFAQAFSNIGLIPDTGGTYFLPKLLGRQLANYLAFTGKRLSAEEAKSYGLVAEVFSEEEFAPKSMEILEKMANMPTAAIKLTKKAFAQSYHNTLKEQLELEGDLQQEAAETEDFKEGVQAFLQKRKPDYKGR encoded by the coding sequence ATGTACACACAACTGGATATCGAAACGCATTTTGACGGGAAACTGAAAATTGCCTACCTTAATCAACCGGATACGATGAACGCGCTTACCAAGCCGTCTTTATCAGATCTTAAAGATTTTATTAAAGAATGCAGCCATGACGAAACCGTAAGGTGCGTTGCCATTTCAGGACGGGGAAGGGCATTCTGTTCCGGACAGAATCTGGATGATGCTTTCATTCAGGGAAATGAACATCGTGATGACGATATCATCAGAAAGATCGTGGTAGATTATTACAATCCTTTGGTGAATGAAATTACACGTTGCAGAAAACCGGTTGTTGCCTTGGTAAACGGTCCTGCAGTAGGAGCCGGTGCTATGCTAGCCCTGATTTCTGATTTTGTTCTGGCTGCCGATAAAGCCTATTTTGCCCAAGCATTCTCCAATATCGGCTTGATTCCTGATACTGGTGGAACATACTTCTTGCCGAAATTACTGGGCAGGCAACTGGCAAATTATTTAGCATTTACAGGGAAAAGATTATCTGCGGAAGAAGCAAAATCTTACGGTTTGGTAGCTGAGGTTTTCAGTGAAGAGGAATTTGCACCCAAATCAATGGAAATCCTTGAAAAAATGGCCAATATGCCGACTGCTGCCATTAAATTAACCAAAAAAGCTTTTGCCCAGTCATACCACAATACATTGAAAGAGCAGCTGGAGTTAGAAGGCGACCTGCAGCAGGAAGCAGCAGAAACAGAAGATTTTAAAGAAGGCGTACAGGCATTTTTACAAAAAAGAAAACCTGATTATAAAGGAAGATAA
- a CDS encoding 3-hydroxyacyl-CoA dehydrogenase NAD-binding domain-containing protein produces MNIGIIGAGTMGMGIAQVAATNGCKVWVYDTNAKQIETATVGLEKTLTRLVDKQKISAEKMTEILANISIATELKDFKDCELIIEAIIENKEIKTKVFTELEKHISESCVIASNTSSISITSLGAELQKPERFIGIHFFNPAPLMPLVEVIPSLLTEKSLPEKIYSLMKDWGKTPVIAKDIPGFIVNRIARPYYGEGLRIVEENIATVEQVDDAMKTLGNFKMGPFELMDLIGVDVNFSVTKTVYNEYFYDPKYKPSLLQQRMSEAKLHGRKTGKGFYDYAEGATKTEPLKDETLYRQIFLRIISMLINEAVEAKRLGIASDEDIELAMQKGVNYPKGLLAWGKEIGYAEISGILQDLYKEYQEERYRQSPLLRKLN; encoded by the coding sequence ATGAATATAGGAATTATCGGTGCCGGAACGATGGGAATGGGCATCGCACAGGTAGCCGCCACGAACGGATGCAAGGTTTGGGTCTATGACACCAACGCAAAACAGATAGAGACGGCAACCGTAGGTTTAGAAAAAACATTGACCAGATTGGTTGATAAACAAAAAATTTCGGCAGAAAAAATGACTGAAATTTTAGCGAATATTTCCATCGCTACAGAATTGAAGGACTTCAAAGATTGCGAATTAATCATCGAAGCTATCATCGAAAACAAGGAAATCAAAACCAAAGTTTTCACAGAACTGGAGAAACATATTTCAGAAAGCTGTGTGATTGCTTCCAATACATCATCCATTTCCATCACCTCTCTCGGTGCTGAATTACAGAAACCGGAGCGTTTCATCGGGATCCACTTCTTTAACCCGGCACCGCTGATGCCATTGGTTGAGGTAATCCCATCTTTGCTGACTGAAAAATCATTACCGGAAAAAATATACAGCCTGATGAAAGACTGGGGTAAAACACCCGTGATTGCCAAAGATATTCCCGGATTCATCGTAAACAGGATTGCCCGCCCGTATTATGGGGAAGGTCTTAGGATTGTGGAAGAAAACATTGCCACCGTAGAACAGGTGGATGATGCGATGAAAACTTTAGGAAATTTTAAAATGGGTCCGTTTGAACTTATGGATCTCATTGGGGTAGATGTGAATTTTTCGGTAACAAAAACAGTATACAACGAATATTTTTACGATCCGAAATACAAGCCGTCCCTATTGCAGCAAAGGATGTCTGAAGCCAAGCTTCACGGTCGGAAAACCGGAAAGGGATTCTATGATTATGCAGAGGGAGCGACAAAAACCGAACCTCTGAAAGATGAGACGCTGTACAGGCAGATTTTCCTGAGAATTATCTCCATGCTGATCAATGAAGCCGTTGAAGCCAAAAGATTAGGCATTGCGAGCGACGAAGACATCGAACTGGCCATGCAGAAAGGCGTCAATTACCCGAAAGGATTATTGGCCTGGGGAAAAGAAATCGGGTATG
- a CDS encoding four helix bundle protein: MGANVREAQNAESKADSIHKLKIAAKESDETEYWLLLCLKSPHLKSPNEKLISDLKEILLILSKIISSSKLK, encoded by the coding sequence ATTGGAGCAAATGTAAGAGAGGCTCAAAACGCGGAAAGCAAAGCAGATTCTATTCATAAGTTAAAAATTGCAGCGAAAGAAAGTGATGAAACAGAATATTGGCTTTTGTTGTGTTTAAAATCTCCGCATCTCAAATCTCCAAACGAAAAATTAATTTCCGATTTAAAAGAAATTTTATTAATTCTGTCTAAAATTATTTCAAGTTCAAAGCTTAAATAA
- the paaD gene encoding 1,2-phenylacetyl-CoA epoxidase subunit PaaD — MKNPLEILELVPDPEIPVINIVELGIVREAKVTGGNSCEVTITPTYSACPAMFTIEEDIIKIMKENGWDAKVVTKMFPIWTTDWLTDEAREKLRVYGITPPEKGADEHHIGKPKKCPRCGSMHSKQISRFGSTLCKASYQCLDCLEPFDYFKCH, encoded by the coding sequence ATGAAAAATCCTTTAGAAATATTAGAATTGGTTCCTGATCCGGAAATTCCGGTAATCAATATCGTGGAACTGGGCATTGTCAGAGAGGCAAAAGTGACGGGCGGGAATTCCTGTGAAGTAACGATCACGCCAACCTATTCTGCCTGTCCCGCTATGTTTACCATTGAGGAAGACATCATCAAGATCATGAAGGAAAACGGATGGGATGCAAAAGTAGTCACCAAAATGTTTCCGATCTGGACAACAGACTGGCTGACGGATGAAGCGAGGGAAAAACTCCGGGTTTACGGAATCACACCGCCCGAAAAAGGAGCAGACGAACATCACATCGGAAAACCGAAAAAATGCCCGCGCTGCGGCTCGATGCACTCAAAACAGATCAGCAGGTTCGGGTCTACGCTGTGTAAAGCATCTTACCAGTGCCTGGACTGCCTGGAGCCTTTTGATTATTTTAAATGCCATTAA